The nucleotide sequence CTCTAAATATGTTTCTAAATTAGGAGGAATTACGTTAAAATATGTGGCAGCTTGGTTTCCATATAAACATGTGTGACAGTTTATCAGCAATACTGCACACTTGTACATTTTACCTAGGTCTTGCAACAAAAGTTTTTGATTTTTGTGAAAATCTAAAAAGGCAAATTCCCTTACAATTTTTGCAAATCCCCACTCTACAGCTAATCTAACCTGGCACATGCTGTTGTTAAAGTTTTCCTGTCTCAACCTTTGTATTCCATTGGGTAATCTTGCTGGGTTTGGGTAAGGACATAGCAAAAGATTGGACAATGGATAAGCCTGATCTCCATACAAAACAAAATTGACATTTCCAAAAGTACATTTTCTTTCCAATTCCATATATATATTACTCTCTTCAAAAATGCCGGCATCATGGCGCCTGCCTAAATAAGGTCCTTTAAGACTAATAATGATGCCATCAGGACATACAACAGACTGGTATTTAAGACAGTGCCACCTCTTATGACCAGAATAATACGCTTCTTGATTTATAGATGGTCGACAAATACGCCTTGCAGTTCCATCTATAAAACCCCAACAATTTTGAACCGCTGCCCCTTTTGCAGCTACTGCCTGTAGTAAGaatataaacaattacttattttACATGATTACTAGGCATACGAAGTATAATCTCTATAAGTACATACCTGTGAATAGTACTCCAATTTTTCTTGTGTTAACCAGGGTACATTGTCCAAATCTTCTAAAATTGATCTATGACCTTCTAAAATCAAGTTTactgttttattaataatttgtGACAAGGACTGAGCTGATAGTCCAAATATGACTTTTAGATCACTAAGTCTGTTAGGGTATGCTAGACGACGCAATAAAATGCACAGTCCGTCGAGTCCTACAATATGCAACATGTCAGTTATTTAAAGTTTTAGTTCCCATCAGTATTACTTACCAGTACAGGTATGGCCAGTTTCTGTTACAATTATATCTGGTATCCCTAACAACTGTACCAGCCTTGGAATATCCTGTTTCTCAAATCGAAAGTACTTTTTG is from Diabrotica virgifera virgifera chromosome 9, PGI_DIABVI_V3a and encodes:
- the LOC126892544 gene encoding uncharacterized protein LOC126892544, with product MEDILEQAILLEANDDDIEYVILNHILNDGNDNNVQNVPVFNFDTLEAEQAKKYFRFEKQDIPRLVQLLGIPDIIVTETGHTCTGLDGLCILLRRLAYPNRLSDLKVIFGLSAQSLSQIINKTVNLILEGHRSILEDLDNVPWLTQEKLEYYSQAVAAKGAAVQNCWGFIDGTARRICRPSINQEAYYSGHKRWHCLKYQSVVCPDGIIISLKGPYLGRRHDAGIFEESNIYMELERKCTFGNVNFVLYGDQAYPLSNLLLCPYPNPARLPNGIQRLRQENFNNSMCQVRLAVEWGFAKIVREFAFLDFHKNQKLLLQDLGKMYKCAVLLINCHTCLYGNQAATYFNVIPPNLETYLEH